The genomic segment TCGACGTCGCCGCCACCGAGCTCTACCGGGCGGGCCACTACGAGCTCGACGGCGGCCAGTTCAGCACGGGCGGAATGGTCGACTACCTGGCCGAGCTCACCTCCGGCTTCCCTCTCGTCCTGATCGAGGACGGTCTCGGGGAGACGGACTGGGACGGCTGGAAGGCGCTCACCGAGCGTCTCGGGAACCAAATCCAGCTCGTCGGCGACGACCTCTTCGTCACGAACGAGGACCTCGTCGCCAAGGGCATCGAGTTGGGCGTGGCAAACGCCGTGCTGATCAAGGTGAACCAGATAGGGACCCTGACGGAGACGCTCCACACGATGGAGCTGGCGGAACGGAACGGCTACGGGCGGATGGTGAGCCACCGATCCGGCGAGACCGAGGACTCGTTCATCGCCCACCTCGTCGTGGCGACGAATGCCGGCCAGATCAAGTCGGGCGCTCCGGCGCGCGGCGAGCGCACCGCCAAGTACAACCAGCTCCTCCGGATCGAAGAGGCGCTCGGCGACGAGGCGCGCTACGCCGGGTGGGACCCGTTCAGGAGGGCTCGATGAGCCGAGGCGGCGAGCGCAGGCGGCGCCGGTACGCCTCGCCCTTCCTGGCGCTGCTGCTCCTCGTCGCCCTCGCCGTCGTCCTCGGCGGCATCTTCCCCTTCCGGCAGATCCTCGCCCAGGATCGGCAGGTGGCGAACACGCGCGCCAAGCTCGACGCCCTGGTCGGGGAGAATGAGGCCCTGCGTCAGCGGATCGATGCCCTCGGGACGGAAGCCGAGGTGGAACGTCTCGCACGGGAGGAGCTCGGGATGGTGCGTCCCGGAGAGACCGGTTTCACGGTCACGTCGCCCGAGGACGAGCGAGCCGTCGACGTGCCAGCACCGGAGCCGGAGCCCGCCGAGGATGAACGAACGATCACCGAGAAGATCTGGGACTTCTTCACCGGGAGAGACCTCGTCCCGGATGAATGACCGCGCGGTCGTGGCCGCCCAACTGGGGCGCCCGCCGCGGTCCGTCGTCGAGGTGCGAGCGCGTTGCCCCCTCGACGTCCCGGTGGTGATCGCCGTCCCGCCCCACCTCGACGACGGCACCCCGTTCCCGACGAGATACTGGCTCACGTGCCCTCTGGCCGTTCGTCGTATCGGCCGGATCGAGGCGGCGGGGGGCGTCAAGGCGGCGGAGCGCCTCCTGGAGTCAGACGAGGTGCTGCTGGCGCGCCACCAGGCGGCCACCGCCCGTTACGTGGCGGAGCGGGACGCCCTGGTCGCCGCGGACGCCCCGGCTGCGTTGCCGTCGGGCGGTATCGGGGGGACCCGAGAGGGCGTCAAGTGCCTGCACGCCCAGTACGCCGACCACGCCGCAGGCAACGACAATCCCATCGGGGAACTGACGGCTCATCAGATCGAGCCGCTCGACTGCACCGTGCCGTGCGTCGTGGCGGTCGATGGCGAGGTGGGCGCCAACCCGGACTGGGTCGAGCCGTCGCGTTGAGAGTCGCCGCCGTCGATATCGGCACGAACACGGTGCGGCTGCTCCTCGGAGAGGTCGCCGGGGGCGGGCTGCTGTCGATCGCCGAGAAGCGGACCGAGATCACGAGGTTGGGCAGGGGTGTCGACGAGCGGCGCAGGCTCGACCCCCGTGCCGTGCAGCTCACCGTCGACGTGCTCGGTGAGTACGGCTCGGCGGCCGATCGATTCGCGGCCGAACGCCGCGGCGCAGTCGCCACCTCGGCGACGAGGGACGCCGAGGATCGGGAGGCGTTCCTCGACCTGGCCGCAACGGCCTTCGGGGCGCGTCCCGATGTCATCGCCGGCGAGCGAGAGGCCGAGCTGGCATTTGCCGGCGTGAGGTCGGCGGTTCGGCCGGCCGGGCCGATCCTGGTCGTCGATCTCGGAGGGGGCTCCACCGAGTTCGTGTTCGGGGAGGACGACGTCGAGTACGCCAGGAGCGTCGACGTCGGGTCCGTGCGGGTCACCGAGCGCTGGCTGGCGAGACGCCCCATCACGACGGAGGCTCTCGCCGCCGCCAGGTCGGCCGTCGCAGGTGCGCTCGCTCCACTCGAGATCCCGGGCGCGCCGGGGCTCGTCATCGGGGTGGCCGGCACGTTCACGACGCTGGCTGCCGTCCACCTGGAGCTGGCTGTGTACGACCGGGACGTGGTCCACGGGTCGGTTCTGCGACTCGACGACCTGATGAGGATGGTCGAGCGGCTGGCCGCGCTGTCCGTCGAGGACATCGCGGCGATCCCGACGGTGCCGCCGGGCCGAGCAGACGTGCTGCTCGGGGGCGCCATCGTCGCCGAGGCCGCCGTTGCCCGATCAGGCCACGGCGAGGTCACGATCTCGGAGGCAGACCTCCTGGACGGGATTGCTCTGGCCATCGGGACCGACTGATCCGTTCTTGCGTCCCCCTGTCGCATTTGTGCGATGCAGGGACGCCGGAGCGGCTCTCAGTCGTCGTCGGAGACCTCTTGGGCCACCTTGTCGACGAGATGGGAGGGCAGCAGCTCGTAGTGATCGTGCGACGCCGTGAACGTCCCCCACCCCTGGGTGAGCGATCGCAGGTCGATGGCGTAGCGCATGATCTCCGACGTCGGCACGAGGGCGGTGACCATCTGCCTGCCGGAGGCCGCCACCTCGGTCCCCTGCACCTGGCCTCGCCGCGACGAGAGGTCGCCCATCACGTCACCCTGGTACTCGGGAGGCACGGTGACGACGACCCGCGAGATCGGCTCGAGGAGCACGGGGTTCGCCTTGCGCATGGCCTCTCGGAAGCCGAGGCGGCCTGCCATCTTGAAGCTCATCTCGGATGAGTCGACCGAGTGGTACTTCCCGTCCACGCAGTAGACCCGAACGTCGACGACCGGGTACCCGAAGATCCCTCCGCTCCCCATCGTCTCCCGAATACCGTGCTCGACGGCGGGGATGAACTGGCGGGGGATCGATCCTCCCTTGATGGCGTCGACGAACTCGAAGCCCTCGCCACGGGCCAGCGGCTCGACGCGCAGGATCGCAACGCCGAACTGGCCGCGACCGCCCGATTGCTTCTTGTACTTGCCCTCGGCTTCCGAGGGCGTCGTGATCGTCTCGCGGTAAGGGACCCTCACCTCGTGCTGATCGACCTCGACACCGAACTTGCGGCGCAGCTTCTCGAGCGTGATCGTCAGGTGAGTCTCACCCATGCCTCGCAGCACCGTCTGGCGGGTCTCTTCGCTCCGTTCGACGATGAGCGCCGGGTCCTCGGCCTGGAGACGTCGCAGGGAGTTCGCCAGCTTGTCCTCGTCCGCCGTCGTCGATGCGCTGATGGCGATCGAGAGGACCGGAACGGGCCGGGCGATGGCCGTGACCTTCACGGGCTTGTTCTTCGGAGTGAGCGTGTCACCGGTGGCGGTGTCGGTGAGCTTGGAGACCGCTCCGATGTCGCCCGCCTGCAGCTCGGGGAGCAGCTCGCTCTCCTTCCCGATGACATACCCGATCTTGGCGAGGCGCTCATCGGCGCCGGAGCGGCCGTTGTGGAGGACCGACTCGGGCTTGATCGTCCCCGACAGCACCTTGAAGAGAGAGATCTGGCCGACGTATGGATCGGAGATCGTCTTGAAGATGAACGCCAGCGGGTCGCCGCTCGGTGTGCCGTCGATCGTGACGGTCTCGCCTCCTGCCTCGACGATCACCTGGTTTCGGCGGGCAGGCGAAGGGCCGATCTCGACGATGAAGCTGGCGAGCCGGTCGACCGCGATCGGGCCGGCGGCCGAGCCGCAGACCACGGGGAAGACCGTTGCTTCCGCCACCCCGACGGCCATTGTCTTCTCGAGCTCCTCGACGGACGGGATCTCGCCTTCCAGGTAGCGCTCCAGGAGCATGTCGTCTGCGACGACGATGCCCTCGACGAGGTTGTCGTGGACCTCGTGCTCGCGCTGTTCGAGCTCCTCGGGGATCGCGGCCTCCTCGGCCTTGCCGGAGTCGTACACGTACGCCCTGTTGGTGAAGAGGTCGGCGACTCCGTGGAACGACGACTCGGAGCCGAGCGGCAGCTCGAGCGGGGCGATCCCGGCCCCGAACCGCGATCGAAGCTGCTCGAGCGTCCGGTCGAAGGAGGCGCGTTCCTTGTCGAGCTTGTTGATGAAGATCATGCGCGGAACGCCGAGCTGCTCGGCGATACGCCAGATGGCGTCGGTCTGCACCTCGACGCCCTCGACGGCGCTCACCACGAAGACGGCCAAGTCGACCACTCTGAGCGCGGCGTGGACGTCGCCGATGAAATCGGCGTAGCCGGGGGTGTCGATCAGGTTGATCTTGTGGTCGTGCCACTCGACCGGGGCCATGGAGAGGGCGAGTGACATCCCTCTGGCGTGCTCCTCGGGGTCGTAGTCCATCACGGTGTTCCCGTCCTCGACCCGGCCGAGCCGTTGCAGCGCACCGGCGCGATACAGCATCGCCTCGGCGAGCGTCGTCTTGCCCGACCCGTTGTGGCCGACGAGGGCGACGTTGCGGATCATCTCAGGCGGGTACACCTTCACGGGGGAAGACCTCCGGGCGCTCGGTTGGGAAGGCGCCAGGATAGAGGGGCGCCGAACCGGGTGTTTCGCTCGGCGATTGGCTTCGAGCTACCAGGAGTGTCGCCGGTCCGACCAAGTGGGGGTCGTATCGTTCGGGAAGTGTTGACGAGAGCGACCGGCGGAACGCACCCCCGTGGCCGCCCGGCGGCCTCTCGATCCGAGCCGAGCTCGACCATTGAACGAAAGGACGTCCGGATCATGGAACTGGGAATGGTCGGTCTCGGACGAATGGGGACCAACCTCGTCCGCCGGTTGCTGCGTGGCGGGCACCAAACTCCTTCTACCAGGACGACTTGCGGCGCTCGGCGGAGCTCTCCGAACGTGGCATCCGCCTGGTCGACGTGGGGACGAGTGGCGGCGTGTTCGGTCTCGAACGAGGATTCTGTCTCATGATCGGAGGCGAAGCCGTGGCCGTCGCCCATCTCGATCCGGTGTTCCGGACGCTCGCTCCCGGGATGGCGAAGGCGGCACGGACCCCCGGGCGCAGCGGAGAGCCGAGCCCGGCCGAGCACGGCTACCTCCATTGCGGTCCGAGTGGCGCCGGTCACTTCACGAAGATGGTCCACAACGGCGTCGAGTACGGCCTGATGGCGGCCTATGCGGAAGGACTCAACATCCTCAAGCATGCCGGGATCGGCTCGGTCGATGTGATCGCCGACGCCGAGATTGGTCCTCTGCAGAACCCGGCAGCTGCCCTCTTTGGTCGCTTCGACAGTCGCGG from the Acidimicrobiia bacterium genome contains:
- a CDS encoding septum formation initiator family protein, producing the protein MSRGGERRRRRYASPFLALLLLVALAVVLGGIFPFRQILAQDRQVANTRAKLDALVGENEALRQRIDALGTEAEVERLAREELGMVRPGETGFTVTSPEDERAVDVPAPEPEPAEDERTITEKIWDFFTGRDLVPDE
- a CDS encoding DUF501 domain-containing protein, translated to MNDRAVVAAQLGRPPRSVVEVRARCPLDVPVVIAVPPHLDDGTPFPTRYWLTCPLAVRRIGRIEAAGGVKAAERLLESDEVLLARHQAATARYVAERDALVAADAPAALPSGGIGGTREGVKCLHAQYADHAAGNDNPIGELTAHQIEPLDCTVPCVVAVDGEVGANPDWVEPSR
- a CDS encoding Ppx/GppA phosphatase family protein, with the translated sequence MRVAAVDIGTNTVRLLLGEVAGGGLLSIAEKRTEITRLGRGVDERRRLDPRAVQLTVDVLGEYGSAADRFAAERRGAVATSATRDAEDREAFLDLAATAFGARPDVIAGEREAELAFAGVRSAVRPAGPILVVDLGGGSTEFVFGEDDVEYARSVDVGSVRVTERWLARRPITTEALAAARSAVAGALAPLEIPGAPGLVIGVAGTFTTLAAVHLELAVYDRDVVHGSVLRLDDLMRMVERLAALSVEDIAAIPTVPPGRADVLLGGAIVAEAAVARSGHGEVTISEADLLDGIALAIGTD
- the fusA gene encoding elongation factor G; the encoded protein is MKVYPPEMIRNVALVGHNGSGKTTLAEAMLYRAGALQRLGRVEDGNTVMDYDPEEHARGMSLALSMAPVEWHDHKINLIDTPGYADFIGDVHAALRVVDLAVFVVSAVEGVEVQTDAIWRIAEQLGVPRMIFINKLDKERASFDRTLEQLRSRFGAGIAPLELPLGSESSFHGVADLFTNRAYVYDSGKAEEAAIPEELEQREHEVHDNLVEGIVVADDMLLERYLEGEIPSVEELEKTMAVGVAEATVFPVVCGSAAGPIAVDRLASFIVEIGPSPARRNQVIVEAGGETVTIDGTPSGDPLAFIFKTISDPYVGQISLFKVLSGTIKPESVLHNGRSGADERLAKIGYVIGKESELLPELQAGDIGAVSKLTDTATGDTLTPKNKPVKVTAIARPVPVLSIAISASTTADEDKLANSLRRLQAEDPALIVERSEETRQTVLRGMGETHLTITLEKLRRKFGVEVDQHEVRVPYRETITTPSEAEGKYKKQSGGRGQFGVAILRVEPLARGEGFEFVDAIKGGSIPRQFIPAVEHGIRETMGSGGIFGYPVVDVRVYCVDGKYHSVDSSEMSFKMAGRLGFREAMRKANPVLLEPISRVVVTVPPEYQGDVMGDLSSRRGQVQGTEVAASGRQMVTALVPTSEIMRYAIDLRSLTQGWGTFTASHDHYELLPSHLVDKVAQEVSDDD